TCAGCCGGGACCACTTCGAGAAGCCCGGCACGCGCTGTTTCCACGGCGGCGGCCAGCACTGCGTCCGGCTTGGAGGGGCGGCGTGGCGCACGGCGGGGCGCCTTGGCCTCCGGGGAGGACACAGCGGCAGACTCAGCCTGCGCTGATGCCGGCATCTGCTGTTCGGATACTGGTTCGGAAGATGATGTTGCGCTCATGGTCATGCAGCGGCTCCGCCTTATGCGTCCAGGTCATCGGCGACGGCACGCAGGACGGCCGCCACCTTGGTGGCATGCTTCTTGTCGGGGTAGCGGCCCTTGCGCAGGCCGTTCGAGACTGCATCCAACAGTTTAATAAGGTCTTCCGTAATAACGGCCATGTCGTCGGCGCTCTTCCGGGTGGCCCTCGCCACGGAGGGCGGCGCCTCCAGAATCCGTGCTGAGAGAGCCTGCGGTCCCCGGCGTCCGTCAGCCACACCGAACTCCATCCGTGTCCCGGGCTTCACCTCGGTTACACCGGAGGGAAGGGCCGAGGCATGCAGGAATACTTCCTGGCCCTCGTCCGTGGCCAGAAACCCAAAACCTTTACCAGTGTCGAACCACTTGACCTTGCCGATGGGCACTTCGGTTACCTCGTTCTTAGCTGTTGGGTGCGGCAGTGGGAACTGCCGCAGTGATGCGCAACCCGCAGTGCCCGCCGTGTGCCGGAATGCACGGCCCGGCACTCCCGTCAGAAACCAGGTTGTTCCGGGACGCCAGGTTCTTCCAGATACTACGGCAGAGATACTACGGGGAAGTCTGTTCCCTTTAGAATATCCCGCCCGGGTAATCCTTCCCCCGTACGCTGCCGTTGGACCGGACCATTTCCGCTGTTAGCGTTAAGCGCCATGGACACCAGCACCCCATCCCCTGGCCGGACCCCGGACCGAACGCCGCACCGAAGTGCGCCGGAGGGCCCCCGGTGGCGCCGCATCCTCACTGGTGTTGCCGCCCTGCTGGCAGTAGTCGGGCTGCTGTGCCTCGGGGTCGTCGTCCTGTCCGGCCTGCGCTCGGAAAGTATCTGGCCCGGATTCGCCGCCGGCGCCTTTTACGCCCTTCCGGTGGCATTCCTCCTGATGGCAGGCCTGGTAATTGACGGCATCCGCCGCAGGCGACGCGGCTGATCCCGTCCGTTTTGGCGCTGGGTCGGGTAACGTGGAGACGATGTCCGCGATCCGAGCTTTAGCCGAAGATCTAGCTGCACGCAGTGATGACCAACTGCGTGAATTGCTTGCGGCCAGACCTGATCTCATCCTGCCTCCCGTTCCCGATTTCCAGGCCCTTGCGGCCCGTGCCTCCACTCGGATCAGCGTCCAGCGCGTGCTGGAAAAACTCACGTCACCGGAACTGCAGGTCCTCGAGGCCGTGGACCTGACCACCAACGAGGACTCCCACCTCAGCACCACGGCGTCCTGGCTGAAAAGCGCCATTGCCGGATCCACCATCAAGGCACTGGATGCAATCCTGAATCACCTGCATGCCCTGGCCCTGCTGCGGCGGGCAACACCGCATCCCGGTGCCCCGAAGGCCGATGCCAGCAGGCGTTTCTATCTCCCGGTCGCGGTTCTGGGCGAGGCGCTCGGGGCATATCCGGCGGGCCTGGGGCGCCCTTATTCCACCCTCGCCGTCCAGCATCCCGAGTTCGGCCAGCGCCTGGTTGGAATAGTGGAAGGACTGCGCAGGAGCGGCATCCCCATGGAACGGGCGGACACTCCCGCCACCGCCGCCCATTCCCTGCACCACCTGGTTTCGGATCCGTCGGGCTGGGCCCGGCTCATGGCCGATGCCCCGCCGCAAACGCTGGAACTGCTGCGCCGCTTCAAGTACTCCCCAGTTGGCACCATTCCGAAAAAGGCCGCCATGGGACGCGCCGTGCTGGACAACCCCTCCCCCACCCCCGTGGAGTGGCTAATGGCGCGCGGACTGCTGGTCCCCCTGGACGCCCTGCATGTTGAGCTTCCGCGGCCGGTGGGGCAGGCATCCCGCGGCCATGTCATAGTTTCCGATTTCAAGCTCCAGCCGCCGGCACCGGTGACGCGCAGGGTTCTGGACAGTGTCCGGGACAATGCCGCCTACGGTGCAGTGGCGGAAACCCTTCGCCTGCTCACCGAGCTTTTGGCCGTTGCCAGGGCAACTCCCATCAGCACGCTCCGCTCCGGCGGGGTGGGTGTGCGCGAGGTTCGCCGGGTCTCCGAATGCCTGCGCATCGATGCGCCTGCCACCGCATGGCTGCTTGAACTCGGCGCCCTGTCGGGCCTGCTGTCGCTGGATGTCACCACGTCCCGCTGGTGCGCCACCGAGGGAACCTGGCTGACCCTGGACCGGCACGACCAGTGGAAGCAGCTCGTCGCAGCATGGCTGGATGCGGACCGCGCACCCTCCCTGGTGGGCAGCCCCCTCCCCGGCGGCGGCGCCATCAATGCCCTGGCCGCTGAGGCATCACGCCCGGATGCGCCGCTGGTGCGGCAGCGGGCCTTGGAAATGCTCGCCAAGCTGGCGGCCGAGGACGTGCGTGTCCAGGGCACCACCGGCGCCCTGGACACGGAGTCGCTGGTCAGCGCCCTGACCTGGCATCAGCCCCGCCTGCAGCGGCGGTTCGCCCGCCTGGTGCCGGGCATCCTGAAGGAGGCGGCGCAGCTTGGCCTGCTCGGTTCGGGCGCCCTGACCGACCTCGGCGCCGCCGTCGCAGCCAGTGACTGGGACGGCGCCCTGCAGCGCCTGCACGATGCCCTCCCGGAACCGCTGAATTCTTTCCTGCTGCAGGCCGACCTGACCGCTGTAGCCCCCGGGTACCTGGAACCCGGGGTGGCACGCCGGCTGGCATCAATCTCCGACGCCGAGGGCCAGGGACCGGCAGCCATCTACCGGTTTTCCGCTGACTCCATCCGCCGGGCCCTGGACAGCGGTCAGGACGCTGCGGACATCCTGGATTTCCTGCGCCGGCATTCCGCCACCGAGGTCCCCCAGCCGCTGAGGTACCTCGTGGAGGACACCGCCGCGCGCTACGGCAGGCTTCGGGTGGGCGCCGCCGCATCCTACCTGCGCAGTGATGACGAAGACGGACTGTCCGGCCTGCTCGCGGACCCGCGCACTGCGTCCCTGGGCCTGGTGCGCCTCTCACCCACCGTCGTCGGCTCGGTGGCCAGCGCCCAGGAACTCTCGTACACCCTGCGTGAACTTGGCTATTCCCCGGCGTTGGAGGGCCGCGCCCGTCCCGTGGCAGGATCGCACGCTCATCCGCCGATCACGGTGGCTCCGGCGTCGAAAACACGGCTGAACCCCTGGGAACTGACCGACGACGACATTGCGAACCAGCTGGCGGCCCTGCGCGGTGAAGGGCCCCCGGTGGCCGGCCGCAGCGAAAGCCAGCCGCTGGTCGGCCTGGAAATCCTGCGGGAGGCGATCCGCACCCGAAGCTCCGTCCGCATGGGCGTGGTGGACGGGCAGGGGAATCAGCGGCAGGAAATTTTCGTTCCCTTATCAGTCACCGACGGCCGGGTGCGGGTCTTTGACCCGCGGCGGGACGTAGAGAGAGTGGTGTCGGTGCACCGAATCATGGATGTTGAAATAGTGGAGGATACCCCGGCGCATGGCTGACGGACCGTTGATTGTCCAGAGTGATAAGACCATCCTGCTGGAAGTGGATCATGAACAGGCCACCGAGGCCCGGCATGCCATAGCGGCCTTCGCCGAGCTGGAGCGCGCCCCCGAACACATTCACAGTTACCGGCTGACACCGTTGGGACTGTGGAACGCCCGGGCCGCGGGGCTCGACGCCGAGCAGGTGCTGAACACGCTGCTGAACTACTCGCGTTTCCCGGTGCCGCACTCGCTGCTGGTGGACATCGAGGAAACCATGTCCCGGTACGGGCGGCTGCGCCTGGAAAAGGACCCGCAGCACGGCCTGGTGCTGCGCACCAATGACTACCCGGTGCTCGAAGAAGTCCTGCACGCCAAGAAGATCCAGCCGCTGCTGGGGCCGAGGATCGACGGTGAAACCGTTGTGGTGCAGTCCTCCATGCGTGGCCAGCTCAAGCAGTTGCTGCTGAAACTCGGCTGGCCGGCTGAGGACCTTGCCGGCTACATTGACGGCACCCCGCATCCGATCGTGCTGGATGAGGACGGCTGGGCGCTGCGCCCCTACCAGAAACTGGCCACGGAGAACTTCTGGGCCGGCGGTTCCGGCGTCGTCGTCCTTCCCTGCGGGGCGGGCAAGACCCTGGTGGGTGCCGCTGCCATGGCTACCAGCTCCACCACCACGCTGATCCTGGTCACGAACACCGTCTCGGCCCGCCAGTGGAAGGACGAGCTGCTCAAGCGCACGTCCCTGACCGAGGATGAAATCGGCGAGTATTCCGGTGCGGTCAAGGAAGTCCGGCCCGTCACCATTGCCACGTACCAGGTGCTGACGCTCAAGCGCGGCGGCCTGTATCCGCACATGGAACTGCTGGATAAAAACAACTGGGGCCTGATCATCTATGACGAGGTGCATCTGCTGCCCGCACCGATTTTCCGGATGACCGCCGATCTGCAGGCACGGCGCCGCCTGGGCCTGACCGCCACCCTGGTCCGCGAAGACGGCCGCGAGGGCGAGGTCTTCTCCCTCATCGGTCCCAAGCGCTATGACGCACCGTGGAAGGATATTGAGGCGCAGGGCTACATTGCCCCGGCGGAGTGCATCGAGGTCCGGGTGGATCTGCCCCGCGATGAGCGGGTGGCTTACGCGATGGCCGAGGACGGGGACAAGTACCGGTTGTGCTCGACGTCGGACACCAAGACCGGCGTCGTTGAGCAGCTGGTGCGCCGCCATGCCGGGGAACAGACCCTGGTGATCGGCCAGTATCTGGACCAGCTGGATGAACTTGCTGAACGGCTGGACGCGCCCGTGATTAAGGGCGACACCCCCGTCAAGGAACGCCAGCGCCTGTTCAACGAATTCCGGGAGGGCCGGCTGACCACGCTGGTGGTTTCCAAGGTCGCCAACTTCTCCATCGACCTGCCCGAGGCTTCCGTGGCAGTCCAGGTATCCGGTTCCTTTGGATCCCGCCAGGAAGAAGCACAGCGCCTGGGCCGGCTCCTGCGTCCCAAGGCCGACGGCAAGGCCGCCCACTTCTACACCGTCGTCGCACGGGACACCCTCGACCAGGAGTTTGCCGCCAAGCGGCAGCGCTTCCTGGCTGAGCAGGGCTACGCCTACTCCATCCTGGACGCCTCGGACATCGAAAAGCCCGTCTAGCATTCCGGCTCCCCGGTGGAGCCGGGGTGCTCCTTTGAGTCGCCGTCGTCGTCCATTACTCACCGGACACTCCCAGAGTTCACAATGTCCACCTACAGACAACGCACAGCTAAATGTAAGAAACTGGGTAAGTGAATAAATCATCCGGACCTGAAGCTCGTCTCCTCGTAGTGGATGATGAGCCCAATATTCGTGAATTACTCTCCACGTCCCTGCGCTTTGCCGGTTTCGACGTCGTCGCCGCAGCCAACGGACGCGAGGCCCTTGCCGCGGTCGCAACCCACAACCCGGACCTCGCGGTGCTCGACGTCATGCTCCCGGACATGGACGGCTTTACGCTGACCCGCCGGCTGCGCGCCGCCGGACAGCATTTCCCGGTGGTCTTCCTGACGGCGCGTGATGATACCGAGGACAAGGTCACCGGCCTGACCGTTGGCGGCGACGACTACGTCACCAAGCCGTTCAGCCTGGATGAGGTGGTGGCCCGCATCCGGGCCGTGCTGCGCCGCACCCAGCCGCTGGCTGATGATGACGCCGTCCTGCGCGTTGATGATTTGGAGCTCGACGACGACGCGCATGAGGTGCGGCGCGGCGGCGTCACCGTGGACCTGTCCCCCACCGAGTTCAAGCTCCTGCGCTACCTGATGCTCAATCCCAACCGCGTACTGTCGAAGGCCCAGATCCTGGACCATGTCTGGGAGTATGACTTCAACGGTGACGCCTCGATTGTCGAGTCCTACATTTCGTATCTGCGCCGCAAGATCGACCGCAGCCCCGATGCTCCCGCCCTGATCCAGACCAAGCGCGGGGTTGGTTACCTGCTGCGTACGTCGGAGAAGCGCTAAGCCTTGCTAAGGCGCTGGAAATCGGCCTCACTGCGTTCCCAGCTCGTGGCCATCATGGCCGTGCTCATGGTCATCACCGTTACCATCACGGGGCTGGCCACGATTTACGTGCTGTGGCAGATCCTGGTGACCCGTCTGGACGCCGAAATCTCCGAGAGCGCGCCTGCAGTCTCCCGCTACCTGGTGTCCGACGCTCCTCCCACCGACACGTCGCTGTTCGAGTTCTACGGCCTGTACCTGACCGATGACGGCAGCTACGGGCCCGCCACCCACACCAATCCCCGGGAGGACGCCCCAGTGGTGCCGCACTACACCGTGGAAGAGGTCCTGGAACTCGGCCAACGGGGCGAAACGGTTCCGGGTACCCAGGCCGGCAGCAAGGGATGGCGGGTGAAGGTGTTTGCCCTGGAGAGCTCAGGCTCCGTGGCCGTGGCCCTGCCGCTCGATGACGTGGCCACCACCGTGGATGAGGCGGCATCACTGGTTTTCTCCGTGGGGCTGCTCGGTACCCTCGGCGCCACCGGCATTGCCTACTGGGCGGTCACCCGCCAGTTCCGGCCGCTGAGCCAGGTGGAAAAAACAGCGGCCGCCATCGCCGCGGGCGATCTGTCCCGCCGTGTCGACGTCGGGAATCCCGCCACGGAAATCGGCCGGCTGTCCCGGTCGCTTAACGCAATGCTGGCCCACATTGAAACCGCTTTTGCTGCCCGGTCCAGGTCCGAGCGAAAGATGCGCCGCTTCGTCCAGGATGCCTCCCACGAGCTGCGCACGCCGCTGGTGACGATCCGGGGTTTCTCCGAGCTGTACCGCCACGGAGCACTGCAGAAACCCGAGGAAATCTCTGCTGCCATGGGGCGGATCGAGAGCGAGGCCAAACGGATGGGCCAGTTGGTGGAGGACCTGCTCACTCTGGCCCGCGTTGATGAACAGCGCCCGCTTGAATATGAGCCGGTGGACCTGATGCTCCTGGGCAACGATGCCGCAATGGATGCGCGTGCCAGTTCACCCGGACGCGAGATCAGGGTTGTCGGACTGGATGGCCAGCAGCCGCGGCCGGCGCCCACTGTCGGTGACGAGGCACGGCTGCGGCAGGTTGTCGCGAACCTCATGACCAATGCCCTGCGCTACACGCCCGACGGGTCCCCGATCGAAATTGCCGTGGGCGTTGCCCCCGTCATCCACAACCGCTCCGATGCGGTGCTGGAGGTGCGCGACCACGGACCGGGGATCTCCGAAGAAGATGCCGCACGGGTCTTCGAGCGGTTCTACCGGGCGGATTCCTCGCGCTACCGCGAAACCGGCGGCACCGGACTGGGCCTGGCGATCGTCGCGGCGCTGGTGGCCCAGCATGACGGCACGGTTCGCCTCTCGGAAACGGAAGGCGGCGGGGCAACCATGTCCATCCGGCTGCCGTACCGTGCTCCGGAGGATTTCGAGACCGACGCCGGGTAGCTGCTTCCTGTCCTCCACACTCCCCTGAACCGGCGGATTTGTCCGTGGTTATCCACGGGGCAACGGCCCGCACCCGGCCCGGCTGTGCCGCCGCCTAGCGTCAAAGGCTCACGGTCACTGGCGAAGGGAGAAAGAACCATGGCAATAGTTTCAGTGGACAGCGAGGCTCTGGACGCGAAAAGCGCAGAGGTGCGCGGCACGATAGACCGGCTGCAGTCCGACATTAACCGGATGCAGTCCGGGCTGCAGTCCCTCAGCGAGTCCTGGCAGGGACAGGCGTCCGCGAATTTCCAGCAGCTGATCGCGGAATGGCGCAGCACTCAGGCCAAGGTGGAGGAATCCCTCACCAGCATCAACCAGGCGCTCGGGTACGCCTCCGGCCAGTACGCCGAAACCGAAGCGGCCAACGTCGCACTGTTCCGGCACTGAGCCGGGGCTGGGCAGCCGCTGAACCGCCGCTGGGAGGCCACTGAACCGCCCTGCTGGAACGGCGCCGGGAGAGCGCTGGGACAGCGCCGGGCCCCCGCGGGAACGGCGCTGGACCCGCAGAACGGCGCCGGCTCCCGGGCGGAACTCCAAGGCACTGAACACAGAAAAGCGCGGCACCCGTCGGGTGCCGCGCTTTTCTGTGTTCAGTGCTGACTCAGGGCGTCAGCGGGAGGGTCCGCGCCGGCACGGGGCCGGAACGGACCGGGGGCTGCTAGAAGCCGCCCATACCGCCCATGCCGCCCATTTCGTCGCCGCCGCCCATTGCCGGTGCAGCCTTCTCAGGCTTGTCGGCAACTACTGCTTCGGTGGTCAGGAACAGACCGGCGATGGAGGCTGCGTTCTGCAGAGCGGAACGGGTCACCTTTACCGGGTCATTGACGCCGGCTGCCAGCAGGTCTTCGTACTCGCCGGTTGCGGCGTTGAGGCCCCAGCCTTCGGGCAGTCCGCGGACCTTGTCGACAACTACGCCCGGCTCCATGCCGGCGTTGAAGGCGATCTGCTTCAGCGGAGCGTCGATGGCCACGCGCACAATGTTGGCACCCGTTGCTTCGTCACCCTCGAGGGAGAGGTTGGCGAAGGCCTTCAGGCCGGCCTGGATGAGGGCAACGCCACCACCGGCGACAATGCCTTCTTCAACGGCAGCCTTCGCGTTGCGGACAGCGTCCTCAATGCGGTGCTTGCGTTCCTTCAGCTCAACCTCGGTGGCTGCACCGGCCTTGATGACTGCAACGCCGCCGGCCAGCTTGGCCAGGCGTTCCTGCAGCTTCTCGCGGTCGTAGTCCGAGTCGGAGTTCTCGATCTCGGCGCGGATCTGGTTGACGCGGCCCGCGATCTCCTCGGCGTCGCCGGCGCCTTCCACGATCGTGGTCTCGTCCTTGGTGACAACAACCTTGCGGGCCTTGCCCAGCAGGTCCAGCGTGGCGTTTTCCAGCTTCAGGCCGACTTCCTCGGCGATGACCTGGCCACCGGTGAGGATGGCGATGTCTGCCAGCTGGGCCTTGCGGCGGTCGCCGAAGCCCGGAGCCTTGACGGCGACGGACTTGAAGGTGCCGCGGATCTTGTTGACAACCAGGGTCGCCAGGGCTTCGCCTTCAACGTCTTCGGCGATGATCAGCAGCGGCTTGCCGGACTGCATGACCTTCTCCAGGACTGCAACGAGGTCCTTCACGTTGGAGATCTTGGAGTTCACGATCAGGATGTACGGATCTTCCAGAACCGTTTCCTGACGCTCGGCGTCGGTGACGAAGTAACCGGAGATGTAACCCTTGTCGAAGCGCATACCCTCAGTGAGCTCAAGCTCGAGCCCGAAGGTGTTGGACTCTTCGACGGTGATGACGCCTTCCTTGCCAACCTTGTCCAGCGCTTCGGCGATCAGGTCGCCGATCTGCTGGTCACCGGCGGAAATGGAAG
This genomic interval from Arthrobacter citreus contains the following:
- a CDS encoding DNA repair helicase XPB encodes the protein MADGPLIVQSDKTILLEVDHEQATEARHAIAAFAELERAPEHIHSYRLTPLGLWNARAAGLDAEQVLNTLLNYSRFPVPHSLLVDIEETMSRYGRLRLEKDPQHGLVLRTNDYPVLEEVLHAKKIQPLLGPRIDGETVVVQSSMRGQLKQLLLKLGWPAEDLAGYIDGTPHPIVLDEDGWALRPYQKLATENFWAGGSGVVVLPCGAGKTLVGAAAMATSSTTTLILVTNTVSARQWKDELLKRTSLTEDEIGEYSGAVKEVRPVTIATYQVLTLKRGGLYPHMELLDKNNWGLIIYDEVHLLPAPIFRMTADLQARRRLGLTATLVREDGREGEVFSLIGPKRYDAPWKDIEAQGYIAPAECIEVRVDLPRDERVAYAMAEDGDKYRLCSTSDTKTGVVEQLVRRHAGEQTLVIGQYLDQLDELAERLDAPVIKGDTPVKERQRLFNEFREGRLTTLVVSKVANFSIDLPEASVAVQVSGSFGSRQEEAQRLGRLLRPKADGKAAHFYTVVARDTLDQEFAAKRQRFLAEQGYAYSILDASDIEKPV
- the groL gene encoding chaperonin GroEL (60 kDa chaperone family; promotes refolding of misfolded polypeptides especially under stressful conditions; forms two stacked rings of heptamers to form a barrel-shaped 14mer; ends can be capped by GroES; misfolded proteins enter the barrel where they are refolded when GroES binds); its protein translation is MAKIIAFDEEARRGLERGLNILADAVKVTLGPRGRNVVLEKKWGAPTITNDGVSIAKEIELDDPYEKIGAELVKEVAKKTDDVAGDGTTTATVLAQALVKEGLRNVAAGADPLSLKRGIEKAVEAVTAELLASAKEIETKEQIAATASISAGDQQIGDLIAEALDKVGKEGVITVEESNTFGLELELTEGMRFDKGYISGYFVTDAERQETVLEDPYILIVNSKISNVKDLVAVLEKVMQSGKPLLIIAEDVEGEALATLVVNKIRGTFKSVAVKAPGFGDRRKAQLADIAILTGGQVIAEEVGLKLENATLDLLGKARKVVVTKDETTIVEGAGDAEEIAGRVNQIRAEIENSDSDYDREKLQERLAKLAGGVAVIKAGAATEVELKERKHRIEDAVRNAKAAVEEGIVAGGGVALIQAGLKAFANLSLEGDEATGANIVRVAIDAPLKQIAFNAGMEPGVVVDKVRGLPEGWGLNAATGEYEDLLAAGVNDPVKVTRSALQNAASIAGLFLTTEAVVADKPEKAAPAMGGGDEMGGMGGMGGF
- a CDS encoding response regulator transcription factor codes for the protein MNKSSGPEARLLVVDDEPNIRELLSTSLRFAGFDVVAAANGREALAAVATHNPDLAVLDVMLPDMDGFTLTRRLRAAGQHFPVVFLTARDDTEDKVTGLTVGGDDYVTKPFSLDEVVARIRAVLRRTQPLADDDAVLRVDDLELDDDAHEVRRGGVTVDLSPTEFKLLRYLMLNPNRVLSKAQILDHVWEYDFNGDASIVESYISYLRRKIDRSPDAPALIQTKRGVGYLLRTSEKR
- a CDS encoding helicase-associated domain-containing protein, encoding MSAIRALAEDLAARSDDQLRELLAARPDLILPPVPDFQALAARASTRISVQRVLEKLTSPELQVLEAVDLTTNEDSHLSTTASWLKSAIAGSTIKALDAILNHLHALALLRRATPHPGAPKADASRRFYLPVAVLGEALGAYPAGLGRPYSTLAVQHPEFGQRLVGIVEGLRRSGIPMERADTPATAAHSLHHLVSDPSGWARLMADAPPQTLELLRRFKYSPVGTIPKKAAMGRAVLDNPSPTPVEWLMARGLLVPLDALHVELPRPVGQASRGHVIVSDFKLQPPAPVTRRVLDSVRDNAAYGAVAETLRLLTELLAVARATPISTLRSGGVGVREVRRVSECLRIDAPATAWLLELGALSGLLSLDVTTSRWCATEGTWLTLDRHDQWKQLVAAWLDADRAPSLVGSPLPGGGAINALAAEASRPDAPLVRQRALEMLAKLAAEDVRVQGTTGALDTESLVSALTWHQPRLQRRFARLVPGILKEAAQLGLLGSGALTDLGAAVAASDWDGALQRLHDALPEPLNSFLLQADLTAVAPGYLEPGVARRLASISDAEGQGPAAIYRFSADSIRRALDSGQDAADILDFLRRHSATEVPQPLRYLVEDTAARYGRLRVGAAASYLRSDDEDGLSGLLADPRTASLGLVRLSPTVVGSVASAQELSYTLRELGYSPALEGRARPVAGSHAHPPITVAPASKTRLNPWELTDDDIANQLAALRGEGPPVAGRSESQPLVGLEILREAIRTRSSVRMGVVDGQGNQRQEIFVPLSVTDGRVRVFDPRRDVERVVSVHRIMDVEIVEDTPAHG
- a CDS encoding HAMP domain-containing sensor histidine kinase; translated protein: MLRRWKSASLRSQLVAIMAVLMVITVTITGLATIYVLWQILVTRLDAEISESAPAVSRYLVSDAPPTDTSLFEFYGLYLTDDGSYGPATHTNPREDAPVVPHYTVEEVLELGQRGETVPGTQAGSKGWRVKVFALESSGSVAVALPLDDVATTVDEAASLVFSVGLLGTLGATGIAYWAVTRQFRPLSQVEKTAAAIAAGDLSRRVDVGNPATEIGRLSRSLNAMLAHIETAFAARSRSERKMRRFVQDASHELRTPLVTIRGFSELYRHGALQKPEEISAAMGRIESEAKRMGQLVEDLLTLARVDEQRPLEYEPVDLMLLGNDAAMDARASSPGREIRVVGLDGQQPRPAPTVGDEARLRQVVANLMTNALRYTPDGSPIEIAVGVAPVIHNRSDAVLEVRDHGPGISEEDAARVFERFYRADSSRYRETGGTGLGLAIVAALVAQHDGTVRLSETEGGGATMSIRLPYRAPEDFETDAG
- a CDS encoding WXG100 family type VII secretion target — encoded protein: MAIVSVDSEALDAKSAEVRGTIDRLQSDINRMQSGLQSLSESWQGQASANFQQLIAEWRSTQAKVEESLTSINQALGYASGQYAETEAANVALFRH
- a CDS encoding cold shock domain-containing protein gives rise to the protein MPIGKVKWFDTGKGFGFLATDEGQEVFLHASALPSGVTEVKPGTRMEFGVADGRRGPQALSARILEAPPSVARATRKSADDMAVITEDLIKLLDAVSNGLRKGRYPDKKHATKVAAVLRAVADDLDA